Genomic DNA from Mycolicibacterium helvum:
TGCCCTCGGGCAGGGTGCGCATCCCCGCGACTCGCTCGGAGATCTTCTGTCCCAGCAGCATTCCGCCACCGCCCGGCTTGGCGCCCTGGCCAAGAACGACCTCGATGGCATCGGCCTTGCGCAGGTCGTCGGGATTCATCCCATACCGGGAGGGAAGGTATTGATAAACCAGGTACTTGGACTGACCGCGTTCCTCGGTTGTCATGCCCCCGTCGCCGGTGGTGGTCGACGTGCCGACCTCGCTGGCGCCGCGGCCCAGTGCCTCCTTGGCCGGGCCTGATAGCGCGCCGAACGACATACCGGCGATGGTGACCGGAATCTCCAGATGCAGAGGGTGTTTGGCGTGCCGGTTGCCGAGTACGACATCGGTGCCGCAGCGCTCACGGTAGCCCTCCAGCGGATAGCGCGACATCGACGCGCCCAGAAACAGCAGGTCGTCGAAGTGGGGGAGTGCCCGTTTGGCGCCCCAACCGCGGATGTCGTAGATGCCGGTCTCGGCGGCCCGCTGAATACCTGCGATGGTGGCGCGGTCGAAGGTGGCTGATTCGCGCAGGCCCAGGCGGGCCCGCTCGTCGTGGGTGTATGTCATTTAGTAAACCGCGCTGTTGTCGACGTGGAAGTGGTAGAGCGCCCGGGCGGAGCCGTAGCGGGTGTAGGTGCTGGTGTCATCGTCCTCGAAGCCGGCGGCCTTGAGTAGGCGGCCAAGCTCCTCGTGGTGTTCAGCGCGCATCTCCTTGGCGATGCAGTCGGCGCCAAGTGAGGCCACCGCACCGCGGACGTACAGGCGAGCCTCGTAGATCGAATCACCCAGCGCCTCACCGGCATCGCCACGAATTACCAATCGGCCGGCTTGTGCCATGAACGCGCTCATGTGTCCGACGCTGCCACCCACGACGATATCGACTCCCTTCATTGAGATCCCGCAGCGTGCCGCGGCGTTGCCTTCGACGACGAGCAGCCCGCCATGCGCGGTGGCGCCGGCCGACTGGGAGGCGTTGCCCTTGACCCAGACCGTGCCGCTCATCATGTTCTCGGCGACCCCGGTCCCGGCATTGCCGTCGATGATGACCTCGGCATGCTGGTTCATCCCGGCGGCGTAGTAGCCGACGTGACCGTCGATTCCGACGCGTACCGGGGCGTCGAGACCCACTGCCACATTGTGGGCGCCGGCGGGATTGGCGATCTGGAACGCGCCGGACAGGCCAGGCGTATGCAGGGCGGCGTTGACCTCACGCAACGGCGTGGTGCCCAAGTCGAATCGGATTACCTCGTCCATGCGTAGACCACCTCCGGTTCGGGCTCCCAAATAGCCGCCTTCTCGACGCCGGGAAGTCCTGCCAGCGCGCGATATTCGCTTCCCATCGCCACCCAGTCGTCGGTCTCGGCGATCACCGCAGGCTTGCAGGCGATCGCGTCGCGGACGACGGCGAACGAGTCGTGGTTGGACACCAGCAGTGTGTAGAAGCCGTCGAACGTGGCGCACAGTTCCTTCAGTGCCGACTCCACGTCGCGGCCGTGGGCCAGCTGGTCGGCCACGAAACGCGCGCCGACCTCGGTGTCGTTCTCGCTGTCGAATACCACCCCGGCGGCCTGCAGGTCGCGGCGGATCGTGGCGTGGTTGGCAAACGAACCGTTGTGCACCAAACACTGATCCGGTCCCACCGCGTACGGGTGTGCCCCGGCCGGGATCACCGCCGATTCGGTGGCCATCCTGGTGTGGCCCACCCCCTGCCAGCCCTGGGCGTTCGCCAGCCCCCACGCCTCGGCGAGTGCTCGGGGATGACCGACGCCCTTGAGCACAGCCACGTTTGCCCCGAAGCCGGCGATCAGTGCGTGCGGGTAGTGCGCCGTGACCGCGGCGTGCAGGGTCTCGGGCGTGACATCGGCCGATACCAGCAGCGTCTCGTCGACGCGGTGCACGGACACCTCGCCGAGCGCCGCGCGCAGCGCCGCAGCCATCTGTTCCGGACTGTCATCGACGTCGAGCACCGAGACGGTGCCCTTCCCCGGTGGTGACCAGTGAGGGTCGCCGTAGACCGCCACCCCAGCGGAATCGCTTCCACGGTTGGACATTTCACAGAGCATGCCGGTCAGTAGTTCACCAAGCCGGGGGTAGAGCTCCGGGTTGCGTAGGTGCAGACCCACGATCCCGCACATAGTTTTCCTTTCTGGCGAAGTCAGAAGTGAAGTCAGAATGCGGTCAGGTACTGGTCGACCTCCCACGGACTGACCGCGCTGTGGTAGGCGAAGAACTCGTCGCGCTTGAGTCCGGCGAAGTAGGTCGCCACGCCGTCTCCGACGGCATCGAGCACACCGGTGATCACCGCGTCGCCCTCGAACTCGTCGACAGCGTGCAACAGGGTGGGCGGCAGGGCGGTACGGCCGTCGGTGCCGCCGATCGCACCGGGGTCGATGCTGCGCTTGATGCCGTCGATGCCTGCGCCCAGCGCCGCGGCGATGGCCAGGTACGGGTTGGCCGATCCGTCCCCGCCGCGCAGCTCGACCCGTTGGGAGTCCGGGACGCGGATGTAATGGGTGCGGTCATTACCGCCGTAGGTCGGTAACTTCGGCGCCCAGGACGCTCCCGAAGCAGTGGTGAGTGCGCCGGTTCGCTTGTAGGAGTTGACCGTTGGTCCGACGACTGCCTGTAGCGCACAGGCGTGGTCGAGGATCCCGCCGATGAACGCATACGCGGTAGACGACAAGCCCAGCCCACGGTCGTCGGAGTCTTCGGGGAACACCGGGGTGCCGCCGCTGGTCAGCGACAGATGCAGGTGCAGACCGCTGCCGGTCCGGTCGGCGAACGGTTTGGGCATGAAGGTGGCGACCATGCCGCGTTCGGCGGCGATCATCGACAGCAGGTAGCGCAGCGTGATCACCCGGTCGGCGGTGGTCAGCGCGTCGGCGAACTGAAAGTTCTGCTCGAACTGGCCGTTGCCGTCCTCGTGGTCGTTGGCATAGTTGGACCAGCCGAGGGTGTTCATCGCGGTCGATATGGCGGTGAGATGGTCGTACATCCGGGTGACACCGCGAGCGTCGTAGCAGGGCTGGGCCGCGGTGTCGGCCGTGTCGGCGGTCGCCAGAGTGCCGTCGGCGGCGCGGGTCAGCAAGAAGTACTCGACTTCTGCACCCACCCAGGGTTCGAAGCCGGCGTCGGCGGCTCGCTGGATCAGCGACTTGAGGATGACCCGTGGTGCGTACGGCCAGGGCTGGCCTTCGACATACGGATCGCAGTGCACGATCGCCAGGCCCTCTTTGATGAACGGGACCGGGGTGAACGACGCGGGGTCGGGGATCGCCATCAGGTCCGGGTCTTTGGGCTCCTGACCGATCGCCCCGACAGCGTAGCCCGCGAAGCCGACTCCGTCGGTGGCCAGTAGGTCAATGGCTTCAACGGGAACCAGTTTGGCGCAGGGCTTTCCACGCAGATCGACGAACAGCGCAAGGATGAATGTGGTTGCGGACTTCTCAGCCAGCTCGGCGAGGGTGGCGGACATGTTCTCTAACAGACTCTTTCGTGGTGTCGACGGGAAGAAGGTAGGTCGAGCCGGGCGCGGGAAGGAGGCCGCGCCCGGCTCGGGTCCTCCTTAGGCGTACTCGAGCTCGTACGCCAAGTCGCGGTGCACGTGGGCGTCGATACCCTTCTCCTCGACCTCGGAGGGGATTCGGATGCCCATCGTTTTCTTGATCGCCCATGCGATGACGAAGGCAATCGTGAACGAATAGACCATCACCGCACCGGCGGCCACCGCCTGCCGCCACAGCTGGTCGAGACCGCCACCGTAGAACAGCCCGTTGACCTTGTTCGGCATGCTGTCGCTGGCCAGGAAGCCGATCAGCAGGGTGCCGATGACACCACCGACGAGGTGCACGCCGACGACGTCAAGGGAATCGTCGTAGCCGAACTTCTCCTTGAGTCCCACGGCGTAGGGGCAGATGGCGCCCGCGACCAGGCCGAGGATGATCGCGCCGACCGGCGTCACCGATCCACAGGCCGGGGTGATCGCGACCAGGCCGGTGATCGCACCCGCGGCGGCGCCGACACCGGTGACGTGGCCGTCTTTGATCTTCTCGACCGCCAGCCAGGCAAGGGTGGCAGCGCAGGTGGCCACGAACGTGGTGACCATGACGATGGCTGCCGAGTTGCCCGCGGCCAGTGCCGAGCCGCCGTTGAACGCGTACCAGCCAGCCCACAGCAGGCCGGCGCCGAGCAGGGTCAGCGGGACGTTGTGCGGCTTGCGCAACTTGCCCCAGCTGGCGCCTTTCCCGAGCACGATGGCCACCGCCAGCGCGGCCGCGCCGGCGTTGATATGCACCGCGGTCCCACCGGCGAAGTCAATTGCCTTGAGGTTGTTGGCAATCCAGCCACCGACCGAGTCCGGGGTCACGACGCCGTTGAAGGCGAACACCCAGTGGGCGACGGGGAAGTAGACCAGAACTGCCCACAGGGTTGCGAAGACCATCCAGGCCGCGAACTTCATCCGATCGGCCGCAGCGCCGGAGATGAGTGCCACGGTGATCGCGGCGAACAGTGCCTGGAACAACGCGAACAAACTGACCGGTAGGCCGGAGATGGTGGTCTGTGACTCCATCAGGTTCTTCATCCCGGCGAATTCGGTGAAACTGCCGACGAATCCGCCGTAGGAGGTGCCGAATGTCATGGAGAATCCGAACAGGATCCACAGCACACCGACGATGGCAACTGCGCCAAACGTCATCATCATCATGTTGGTCGAGCTCTTGACCGAGACCATGCCGCCGTAGAACAGCGCGAGGCCCGGGATCATCATCGTCAGCCCGATGATGCAACACAGCATGAAGGCTGTGGTCCCTGTATCCATCTAATCTCCTGCGGGGTGGGCGGCCCTAGACGGTTGGGCCGTTCACTAGCAGTGAACTTTGTTTCTGTTACGTAGACGGCTGTTGGGTGTTGCCGCCGCGTTAAACGTTGGCGCGCACGGCTACGCTGGCTCACCATGCAACGACGACCGCGCTGGGTCCTCACCATCACCGTGGTGGTCATTGCGATTGGTGTCGCCGTGTGGTCGAAGTACTTCGACGGCCCGCCCGAGAAGTGCAAGCCCGTGATCGACTTCTTGGACTTCAGCCGGTCGCAGGCGGCGAAGATCGACTCCAAAGGAAACGAAGGCGTGCCGACGGTCGCCGAGGACGCCAACTACAAGGACTGGGCCGACGGCCTGGCCGAGCGGGCGCAGAAGGTGACCGATCCCGGATTGGCGGCGCAGGCCACCGAGGTGGCCCAGCTGGCCAACCAGTTCGTCTCCGGTCTGCCGACGCTGCGCGCCCAAACCCAATCGCGGGCCCCCGGTGCGCCCGCGCCGCCCCAGGTCTACGAGATGTCACTGCTCAACGACAGGATCGTTGCCAAGCTCGGGGACATGCGTAAAGAATGCTCCTGACCAGTTGAGCACGATCTGGTCCAGCGGCAGCCGCTCCCGCGGCCGGGCGTCGCGTTCAGCGATCTCCGGCGTCACCCGCGCGTAGTCGCCCGGGGATCCGACGGCGACCACGGCCAGCGGGCGCACCCCGTCCGGCAGCTCGAACGCGATACGGGCACCGTCGACATCGAAGCCGGCCATCGGATGCACGATCAGGCCCCGGGCCACCGCCTCGATGGACAGGTTCGCGATCGCCGCACCCGCGTCGACCGCGGAGTAGAGGGCCGTGCGGTCGTCCTCGCCCTGGTCAGCGCACACCAGGATCAGTGCGCCGGCAGCATGGGCGTAGCTGTTCCCGCGGCGCAGCAGGCCTGCCACCGCGGTGAAGGTCGCGGTGCCGCGCAGTCCCACCACGAACCGAACCGGCTGCACATGCCCCCAGGTAGCGGCCCAGCGAGCCGCCTCAAGCAGGGCGGTCAGCTGCTCGGATGTGACCACCGCGTCGGGGTCGAAGGCCCGCGGACTCCACCTGGCGGCGATGGCTGGGTGGATCGGTACCCGGGTCCGGGCGCGGCGTTCACTGGGTTGATCCGGCACGGCCGCGACGTTACCGCCGATCCGGGCGGGAAAAGCAGGTGCTTCGACCCTTTATCCTTGTAGCCGACATCCCGCGCTTTCGAAAGGGTAGACAGTGGCGCTCGTCGTGCAGAAATACGGCGGATCCTCGGTGTCTGACGCCGACCGGATCCGGCGCGTCGCCGAGCGCATCGTCGAAACCAAGAAGGCCGGCAATGACGTCGTCGTCGTCGTCTCCGCGATGGGGGACACCACCGACGAACTACTGGACCTGGCCAAACAGGTCTGCCCGGCCCCGCCCGCCCGTGAGCTGGACATGCTGCTGACCGCCGGTGAGCGGATTTCGAATGCGCTGGTGGCGATGGCCATCGAGTCGCTGGGCGCCGAAGCCCGCAGCTTCACCGGCTCGCAGGCCGGTGTCGTCACCACCGGCACCCATGGCAACGCCAAGATCATCGACGTGACGCCCACCCGGCTGCGGTCGGCGCTCGACGAGGGTCAGATCGTGCTGGTGGCCGGCTTCCAGGGCGTCAGCCAGGACACCAAGGACGTCACCACCCTGGGCCGCGGCGGCTCGGACACCACCGCCGTCGCGCTGGCCGCCGCCCTGCACGCCGACGTGTGCGAGATCTACACCGACGTCGACGGCATCTTCACCGCTGACCCGCGCATCGTGCCGAACGCGCACCGCCTGGACACCGTCAGCTTCGAGGAGATGCTCGAGATGGCGGCCTGCGGTGCCAAGGTGCTGATGCTTCGGTGCGTGGAATACGCCCGCCGCTACAACGTTCCGATTCACGTCCGGTCTTCATACACCGACAAGCCCGGCACGATTGTCACTGGATCTATCGAGGACATCCCCATGGAAGACGCCATCCTGACCGGAGTTGCCCACGACCGCAGCGAGGCCAAGGTCACCGTTGTCGGTCTGCCCGACGTACCCGGCTACGCGGCAATGGTGTTTCGCGCCGTCGCTGACGCCGACATCAACATCGACATGGTGCTGCAGAACATCTCGAAGGTCGAAGACGGCAAGACCGACATCACCTTCACCTGCCCGCGCGACATCGGCCCGACCGCGGTCGAGAAGCTCGCCGCGTTGCAGGACGAGATCGGCTTCACCAAGGTGCTCTACGACGACCACATCGGCAAGGTGTCGCTGGTGGGCGCGGGCATGCGCAGCCACCCGGGCGTGACCGCCACGTTCTGCGAGACGCTGGCCCGCGTCGGGGTGAACATCGAGCTGATCTCGACCTCCGAGATCCGAATTTCGGTGCTGGTCAAGGACACTGAGCTGGACAAGGCCGTCGCTGCGCTGCACGAGGCGTTCGGCCTCGGCGGCGAGGAAGAGGCCGTCGTCTACGCCGGAACGGGGCGGTAGAAATGGTGAACATTGGCGTAGTGGGTGCCACCGGCCAGGTCGGCC
This window encodes:
- a CDS encoding protein glxC, with translation MDEVIRFDLGTTPLREVNAALHTPGLSGAFQIANPAGAHNVAVGLDAPVRVGIDGHVGYYAAGMNQHAEVIIDGNAGTGVAENMMSGTVWVKGNASQSAGATAHGGLLVVEGNAAARCGISMKGVDIVVGGSVGHMSAFMAQAGRLVIRGDAGEALGDSIYEARLYVRGAVASLGADCIAKEMRAEHHEELGRLLKAAGFEDDDTSTYTRYGSARALYHFHVDNSAVY
- a CDS encoding class II glutamine amidotransferase domain-containing protein produces the protein MCGIVGLHLRNPELYPRLGELLTGMLCEMSNRGSDSAGVAVYGDPHWSPPGKGTVSVLDVDDSPEQMAAALRAALGEVSVHRVDETLLVSADVTPETLHAAVTAHYPHALIAGFGANVAVLKGVGHPRALAEAWGLANAQGWQGVGHTRMATESAVIPAGAHPYAVGPDQCLVHNGSFANHATIRRDLQAAGVVFDSENDTEVGARFVADQLAHGRDVESALKELCATFDGFYTLLVSNHDSFAVVRDAIACKPAVIAETDDWVAMGSEYRALAGLPGVEKAAIWEPEPEVVYAWTR
- the glnT gene encoding type III glutamate--ammonia ligase, producing MSATLAELAEKSATTFILALFVDLRGKPCAKLVPVEAIDLLATDGVGFAGYAVGAIGQEPKDPDLMAIPDPASFTPVPFIKEGLAIVHCDPYVEGQPWPYAPRVILKSLIQRAADAGFEPWVGAEVEYFLLTRAADGTLATADTADTAAQPCYDARGVTRMYDHLTAISTAMNTLGWSNYANDHEDGNGQFEQNFQFADALTTADRVITLRYLLSMIAAERGMVATFMPKPFADRTGSGLHLHLSLTSGGTPVFPEDSDDRGLGLSSTAYAFIGGILDHACALQAVVGPTVNSYKRTGALTTASGASWAPKLPTYGGNDRTHYIRVPDSQRVELRGGDGSANPYLAIAAALGAGIDGIKRSIDPGAIGGTDGRTALPPTLLHAVDEFEGDAVITGVLDAVGDGVATYFAGLKRDEFFAYHSAVSPWEVDQYLTAF
- a CDS encoding ammonium transporter, coding for MDTGTTAFMLCCIIGLTMMIPGLALFYGGMVSVKSSTNMMMMTFGAVAIVGVLWILFGFSMTFGTSYGGFVGSFTEFAGMKNLMESQTTISGLPVSLFALFQALFAAITVALISGAAADRMKFAAWMVFATLWAVLVYFPVAHWVFAFNGVVTPDSVGGWIANNLKAIDFAGGTAVHINAGAAALAVAIVLGKGASWGKLRKPHNVPLTLLGAGLLWAGWYAFNGGSALAAGNSAAIVMVTTFVATCAATLAWLAVEKIKDGHVTGVGAAAGAITGLVAITPACGSVTPVGAIILGLVAGAICPYAVGLKEKFGYDDSLDVVGVHLVGGVIGTLLIGFLASDSMPNKVNGLFYGGGLDQLWRQAVAAGAVMVYSFTIAFVIAWAIKKTMGIRIPSEVEEKGIDAHVHRDLAYELEYA
- a CDS encoding nitroreductase family protein codes for the protein MPDQPSERRARTRVPIHPAIAARWSPRAFDPDAVVTSEQLTALLEAARWAATWGHVQPVRFVVGLRGTATFTAVAGLLRRGNSYAHAAGALILVCADQGEDDRTALYSAVDAGAAIANLSIEAVARGLIVHPMAGFDVDGARIAFELPDGVRPLAVVAVGSPGDYARVTPEIAERDARPRERLPLDQIVLNWSGAFFTHVPELGNDPVVEQ
- a CDS encoding aspartate kinase, producing MALVVQKYGGSSVSDADRIRRVAERIVETKKAGNDVVVVVSAMGDTTDELLDLAKQVCPAPPARELDMLLTAGERISNALVAMAIESLGAEARSFTGSQAGVVTTGTHGNAKIIDVTPTRLRSALDEGQIVLVAGFQGVSQDTKDVTTLGRGGSDTTAVALAAALHADVCEIYTDVDGIFTADPRIVPNAHRLDTVSFEEMLEMAACGAKVLMLRCVEYARRYNVPIHVRSSYTDKPGTIVTGSIEDIPMEDAILTGVAHDRSEAKVTVVGLPDVPGYAAMVFRAVADADINIDMVLQNISKVEDGKTDITFTCPRDIGPTAVEKLAALQDEIGFTKVLYDDHIGKVSLVGAGMRSHPGVTATFCETLARVGVNIELISTSEIRISVLVKDTELDKAVAALHEAFGLGGEEEAVVYAGTGR